The Camelina sativa cultivar DH55 chromosome 14, Cs, whole genome shotgun sequence genome includes a window with the following:
- the LOC104741249 gene encoding AP2/ERF and B3 domain-containing transcription repressor TEM1-like isoform X2: MDYSCVVDDSSTTSESLSISTPKEMMNKLSSPPSTTTRLYRMGSGGSSVVLDSDNGVETESRKLPSSKYKGVVPQPNGRWGAQIYEKHQRVWLGTFNEEEEAATSYDIAARRFRGRDAVTNFKSPTTTDAESAFLDAHSKAEIVDMLRKHTYADELEQSRRKFVNGNGNRCGSETAVSSNDAVSRAREVLFEKAVTPSDVGKLNRLVIPKQHAEKHFPLPAMTTETGVSPSPAKGVLINLEDRTGKVWRFRYSYWNSSQSYVLTKGWSRFVKEKNLRAGDVVCFERSTGPDRQLFIDWKVRSSPVQTVVRLFGVNIFNVATTGNPNDVAVEFGGGKKKRSRGDDLFSLGCSKKQTMINIL; encoded by the exons atggattaCAGCTGTGTTGTAGACGACAGTAGTACAACGTCAGagtctctctccatctctaCTCCGAAGGAGATGATGAACAAACTCTCTTCTCCTCCGTCGACGACGACGCGTCTTTATAGAATGGGAAGCGGCGGAAGCAGCGTCGTTTTGGATTCAGACAACGGAGTCGAGACCGAGTCACGCAAGCTCCCTTCTTCCAAATACAAAGGCGTCGTCCCTCAGCCTAACGGCAGATGGGGCGCTCAGATTTACGAGAAGCACCAGCGTGTCTGGCTCGGTACGTTcaacgaggaagaagaagccgCCACTTCTTACGACATCGCCGCCAGGAGGTTCCGCGGCCGCGACGCCGTCACTAATTTCAAATCTCCGACGACGACGGACGCCGAGTCTGCTTTTCTTGACGCGCACTCCAAAGCCGAGATCGTTGACATGCTGAGGAAACACACTTACGCCGACGAGCTCGAACAGAGCAGACGGAAATTTGTTAACGGTAACGGAAACCGATGTGGGTCGGAGACGGCGGTGTCATCGAACGACGCTGTTTCGAGAGCGCGTGAGGTTTTGTTCGAGAAGGCTGTTACGCCGAGCGACGTCGGGAAGCTGAACCGGTTGGTGATACCGAAACAACACGCGGAGAAACATTTTCCGTTACCGGCGATGACGACGGAGACGGGGGTGAGTCCGTCTCCGGCGAAAGGTGTGTTGATTAACTTGGAAGACAGAACAGGGAAAGTGTGGCGGTTCCGTTACAGTTACTGGAACAGCAGTCAAAGTTACGTGTTGACCAAGGGGTGGAGCCGGTTCGTTAAAGAGAAGAATCTTCGAGCAG GTGATGTGGTTTGTTTCGAGAGATCTACCGGACCAGACCGGCAATTGTTTATCGACTGGAAAGTCCGGTCTAGTCCGGTTCAGACTGTGGTTAGGCTTTTCGGAGTCAACATTTTCAATGTGGCGACGACTGGTAATCCAAACGACGTCGCAGTGGAGTTTGGTGGtggcaagaagaagagatctcgGGGAGATGATTTGTTTTCGTTAGGGTGTTCCAAGAAGCAGACGATGATTAACATCTTGTGA
- the LOC104741248 gene encoding myb family transcription factor EFM-like, whose amino-acid sequence MDYTHKMKRCHEYVEALEEEHKKILVFQRELPLCLELVTQAIESCRKELSGSSSMSEHVRSQSECSERTTSECGGVAAVFEEFIPIKWSSSSSSDHENDRDGADEKKIKTNNENNGDKKKSDWLRSVQLWNQSPDPQPKEDDQVVNKQKAAAVIGVKRNNAGAFQPFQKEKPNKANDHSPQPLKTITPTPTTTSSSTAETVGGKSEFEQLKQSQSSRKQRRCWSPELHRRFLHALQQLGGSHVATPKQIRDLMKVDGLTNDEVKSHLQKYRLHTRRPATPSSTNGGENQQQQQRQFMVVEGIWVPSSHDHATNTRVYAPVATQPPPQSSQSGERSSSHRCKSPATSSSTHTPQLLPLS is encoded by the exons ATGGATTACACCCACAAAATGAAGAGATGTCATGAATATGTTGAAGCCcttgaagaagaacacaaaaagaTTCTTGTCTTTCAGCGTGAGCTTCCTCTCTGTTTAGAGCTTGTCACCCAAg CGATCGAGTCGTGTCGGAAGGAGCTATCGGGATCGTCGTCTATGTCCGAACATGTTCGTAGCCAATCAGAATGTTCTGAGCGGACGACGAGCGAGTGCGGTGGTGTTGCTGCCGTGTTTGAAGAGTTCATCCCAATCAAGTGgagttcatcatcttcatctgatCATGAAAACGATAGAGATGGAGCtgatgagaagaagattaagaCGAACAATGAAAATAACGGTGATAAGAAGAAATCAGATTGGCTTAGATCTGTTCAGCTATGGAACCAATCTCCAGATCCACAACCTAAAGAGGATGATCAAGTCGTTAACAAGCAGAAGGCTGCGGCTGTCATTGGGGTCAAACGCAACAACGCCGGTGCTTTTCAACCGTTTCAAAAAGAGAAACCTAATAAGGCTAATGATCATTCTCCTCAACCGTTAAAAACAATCACTCCTACGCCTACGACGACATCTAGCTCCACGGCCGAAACAGTCGGAGGTAAAAGCGAGTTTGAGCAGCTAAAACAATCTCAATCCAGTAGGAAGCAGAGACGTTGCTGGTCTCCGGAGTTACACCGGAGATTCTTGCACGCGCTTCAGCAGTTAGGAGGATCACATG TTGCTACACCTAAGCAGATTAGAGACCTCATGAAGGTCGATGGTTTAACCAATGACGAAGTTAAAAGCCATTTACAG AAATATAGATTGCACACAAGAAGACCAGCTACTCCGTCATCAACCAACGGGGGagaaaatcaacaacaacaacaacggcaGTTCATGGTGGTGGAAGGCATTTGGGTGCCGTCGTCGCATGATCATGCGACGAATACAAGAGTTTACGCTCCTGTAGCTACACAACCACCTCCGCAATCTTCACAGTCGGGAGAGAGAAGTAGCAGCCATCGTTGCAAATCGCCGGCAACATCTTCTTCAACACACACACCacaacttcttcctctttcatAA
- the LOC104741249 gene encoding AP2/ERF and B3 domain-containing transcription repressor TEM1-like isoform X3 gives MDYSCVVDDSSTTSESLSISTPKEMMNKLSSPPSTTTRLYRMGSGGSSVVLDSDNGVETESRKLPSSKYKGVVPQPNGRWGAQIYEKHQRVWLGTFNEEEEAATSYDIAARRFRGRDAVTNFKSPTTTDAESAFLDAHSKAEIVDMLRKHTYADELEQSRRKFVNGNGNRCGSETAVSSNDAVSRAREVLFEKAVTPSDVGKLNRLVIPKQHAEKHFPLPAMTTETGVSPSPAKGVLINLEDRTGKVWRFRYSYWNSSQSYVLTKGWSRFVKEKNLRAGDVVCFERSTGPDRQLYIDWKVRSSPVQTVVRLFGVNIFNVTTTGPSNDVAVECGGGKKRSREDDLFSLGCSKKQTMINIL, from the exons atggattaCAGCTGTGTTGTAGACGACAGTAGTACAACGTCAGagtctctctccatctctaCTCCGAAGGAGATGATGAACAAACTCTCTTCTCCTCCGTCGACGACGACGCGTCTTTATAGAATGGGAAGCGGCGGAAGCAGCGTCGTTTTGGATTCAGACAACGGAGTCGAGACCGAGTCACGCAAGCTCCCTTCTTCCAAATACAAAGGCGTCGTCCCTCAGCCTAACGGCAGATGGGGCGCTCAGATTTACGAGAAGCACCAGCGTGTCTGGCTCGGTACGTTcaacgaggaagaagaagccgCCACTTCTTACGACATCGCCGCCAGGAGGTTCCGCGGCCGCGACGCCGTCACTAATTTCAAATCTCCGACGACGACGGACGCCGAGTCTGCTTTTCTTGACGCGCACTCCAAAGCCGAGATCGTTGACATGCTGAGGAAACACACTTACGCCGACGAGCTCGAACAGAGCAGACGGAAATTTGTTAACGGTAACGGAAACCGATGTGGGTCGGAGACGGCGGTGTCATCGAACGACGCTGTTTCGAGAGCGCGTGAGGTTTTGTTCGAGAAGGCTGTTACGCCGAGCGACGTCGGGAAGCTGAACCGGTTGGTGATACCGAAACAACACGCGGAGAAACATTTTCCGTTACCGGCGATGACGACGGAGACGGGGGTGAGTCCGTCTCCGGCGAAAGGTGTGTTGATTAACTTGGAAGACAGAACAGGGAAAGTGTGGCGGTTCCGTTACAGTTACTGGAACAGCAGTCAAAGTTACGTGTTGACCAAGGGGTGGAGCCGGTTCGTTAAAGAGAAGAATCTTCGAGCAGGTGATGTGGTTTGTTTCGAGAGATCTACCGGACCAGACCGGCAATTGTATATCGACTGGAAAGTCCGGTCTAGTCCGGTTCAGACTGTGGTTAGGCTTTTCGGAGTCAACATTTTCAATGTGACGACGACTGGTCCATCAAACGACGTCGCAGTGGAGTGTGGTGGTGGCAAGAAGAGATCTCGGGAAGATGAT TTGTTTTCGTTAGGGTGTTCCAAGAAGCAGACGATGATTAACATCTTGTGA
- the LOC104741251 gene encoding uncharacterized protein LOC104741251 produces the protein MDSHASYAGNYGGMLYYFIWLGFEGLWGRRYMQKRQHVVTTTPPSSTLTLPRFYSNSVKVGIPKFLSGIGGGVETHIAKLKTEIGDLSKLLVTRTVRLKNFGIPCKHACLGRYE, from the exons ATGGATTCACATGCTTCTTATGCTGGAAACTATGGTGGGATGTTATATTATTTCATCTGGTTGGGATTTGAAGGCTTGTGGGGAAGAAGATACATGCAAAAACGACAACACGTTGTAACGACAACACCACCGTCGTCGACTCTTACCCTTCCTAGATTCTATTCCAACTCcg TGAAGGTTGGGATACCTAAGTTCTTGAGTGGGATTGGCGGAGGAGTTGAGACTCAC ATTGCAAAACTTAAAACTGAGATTGGTGATCTTTCGAAACTGCTTGTGACTCGTACGGTTAGACTCAAGAATTTTGGTATACCTTGCAAACAT GCCTGTCTCGGACGTTACGAGTGA
- the LOC104743533 gene encoding mediator of RNA polymerase II transcription subunit 25-like codes for MSSEVKQLIVVAEGTAALGPYWQTIVSDYLHKIIRSFCGSELNGERNPASTVELSLVIFNSHGSYCACLVQRSGWTRDVDIFLHWLSSIQFGGGGFSEVATAEGLAEALMMFPPPSGQAQPSNDLKRHCILITASNPHTLPTPVYRPRVQNVERNDNGDAQSESRLSDAETVASYFAKCSVSLSVVCPKQLPKIRALYNAGKLNPQSADLSMDTVKNPFYLVLISENFVEARAALSHSATNLPQTQSPVKVDRATVAPSLPVTGQPPAPVTSANGPILNRQPVSVGPVPTATVKVEPSTVTSMAPVPSFPHIPSVARPATQATPSIQTSSASPVSQDMVTNAENAPDIKPVVVSGMTPPLRAGPSGGANVNLLNNLSQVRQVMSSAALAGAASSVGQSAVAMHMSNMISTGMATSLPPSQTVFSSGQQGIASMASSGALMGSAQTGQSPGTNNAFSPQTTSNVTSNLGVSQPMQGMSQGSHSGPQMMQGGISMNQNMMSGLGQGNVSSGTGGMMPTPGVAQQTQSAIQQLGGNNSSASNMQLSQPSSGALQTSQSKYVKVWEGNLSGQRQGQPVLITRLEGYRSASASDTLAANWPPTMQIVRLISQDHMNNKLTLEFCFVFCVGFAQDMVVFKPQIPNQQQQQQQQQLQQQQQIHQQQQQQQQQHHQQQQMPQLQQQQQQHQQQQMPQLQQQQQQHQLSQLQHHQQQQQQQQQQQQQQHQLTQLQHHHQQQQQQTSPLNQMQQQTSPLNQMQQQQQPQQMVMGSQAFAQPPGRSQQSGSGQPNMPGAGFMG; via the exons ATGTCGTCGGAGGTGAAACAGCTGATCGTCGTTGCTGAAGGTACCGCCGCGTTGGGTCCTTATTGGCAAACCATCGTCTCCGACTATCTCCACAAAAtcatcag GTCTTTTTGTGGCAGTGAGTTAAATGGAGAG AGGAATCCTGCTTCTACTGTTGAGCTATCACTGGTGATCTTCAATTCTCATGGCTCATACTGCG CTTGCTTGGTACAACGGAGTGGCTGGACAAGAGATGTTGATATTTTCTTGCATTGGCTTTCGTCCATACaatttggtggtggtggtttcaGTGAGGTTGCTACAGCCGAAGGGCTCGCCGAAGCATTGATG ATGTTTCCTCCTCCTTCCGGCCAAGCTCAACCAAGTAATGATCTTAAAAGGCACTGTATCCTAATCACAGCCAGCAACCCTCACACATTGCCGACACCTGTATATCGTCCACGAGTGCAAAATGTGGAACGGAATGACAATGGTGATGCACAATCTGAAAGTCGTTTATCAGATGCTGAGACAGTTGCTTCATATTTTGCTAAG tgttctgtttctttgtctgTTGTGTGTCCAAAGCAGCTTCCCAAGATTAGAGCACTATACAATGCG GGAAAGCTCAATCCACAAAGTGCGGACTTGTCAATGGATACGGTTAAGAACCCATTCTATCTTGTCCTGATCTCAGAGAATTTTGTGGAGGCACGTGCTGCCTTAAGTCATTCTGCTACAAATTTGCCACAGACCCAGAGTCCTGTAAAAGTGGACAGGGCCACTGTTGCTCCATCTCTTCCAGTCACTGGCCAACCTCCAGCTCCTGTGACATCAG CCAATGGACCTATTTTGAATCGGCAACCAGTTTCTGTTGGACCAGTTCCAACTGCTACTGTGAAAGTT GAGCCTAGCACTGTAACTTCTATGGCACCAGTTCCAAGTTTTCCCCATATCCCGTCTGTTGCTCGGCCTGCCACACAAGCAACTCCTTCAATTCAAACATCTTCAGCATCACCAGTTTCCCAAGATATGGTCACCAACGCCGAGAATGCACCAGATATTAAGCCTGTGGTGGTGAGTGGAATGACGCCACCATTGCGTGCTGGTCCTTCTGGTGGAGCCAATGTAAATCTGCTTAATAATCTTTCTCAAGTGCGACAAGTCATGAGCTCTGCAGCTCTGGCAGGTGCAGCCTCCTCGGTTGGGCAAAGTGCGGTTGCAATGCATATGTCAAATATGATATCAACAGGAATGGCTACATCTTTGCCTCCTTCACAAACTGTGTTTTCATCTGGACAGCAGGGAATTGCTTCAATGGCTAGTTCGGGTGCACTAATGGGATCTGCACAAACAGGACAAAGCCCGGGTACTAATAATGCCTTTAGTCCTCAAACAACGTCAAACGTTACTTCAAACCTTGGTGTTTCACAACCGATGCAAGGGATGAGCCAAGGAAGTCATTCTGGACCACAAATGATGCAAGGTGGAATTTCCATGAACCAGAACATGATGAGTGGTCTCGGTCAAGGAAATGTCTCGTCTGGAACAGGGGGAATGATGCCTACTCCAGGAGTTGCCCAACAAACGCAATCAGCAATACAACAACTTGGTGGCAATAACAGTTCAGCTTCTAATATGCAGTTGTCGCAGCCATCGTCTGGGGCTCTGCAGACTTCACAATCCAAATATGTAAAAGTCTGGGAG GGAAATTTATCTGGTCAAAGACAAGGGCAGCCTGTTCTTATCACCAGACTTGAG GGTTATCGAAGTGCTTCTGCCTCTGATAC GTTGGCAGCAAATTGGCCACCAACGATGCAAATTGTTCGTCTCATATCCCAGGATCATATGAATAACAA GT TGActcttgagttttgttttgtattttgtgttgGTTTCGCCCAGGATATGGTTGTGTTTAAACCACAAATTCCaaatcagcagcagcagcagcaacaacaacagctccaacaacaacagcagatccaccagcagcagcagcagcaacaacaacaacaccaccaaCAGCAACAGATGCCACAActccagcaacaacaacaacagcaccAGCAGCAACAGATGCCACAActccagcagcagcagcagcagcatcaatTGTCGCAGCTCCAacatcatcagcagcagcagcaacaacaacaacagcagcaacagcagcagcatcaGTTGACACAGCTTCAACACCATCAtcagcagcaacagcagcagaCATCTCCCCTGAACCAGATGCAGCAACAGACTTCGCCACTGAATCagatgcagcagcagcagcagcctcAACAGATGGTAATGGGTAGTCAAGCTTTTGCTCAACCCCCAGGTAGATCACAACAAAGTGGTTCAGGGCAGCCTAACATGCCAGGAGCTGGCTTCATGGgataa
- the LOC104741249 gene encoding AP2/ERF and B3 domain-containing transcription repressor TEM1-like isoform X1 has translation MDYSCVVDDSSTTSESLSISTPKEMMNKLSSPPSTTTRLYRMGSGGSSVVLDSDNGVETESRKLPSSKYKGVVPQPNGRWGAQIYEKHQRVWLGTFNEEEEAATSYDIAARRFRGRDAVTNFKSPTTTDAESAFLDAHSKAEIVDMLRKHTYADELEQSRRKFVNGNGNRCGSETAVSSNDAVSRAREVLFEKAVTPSDVGKLNRLVIPKQHAEKHFPLPAMTTETGVSPSPAKGVLINLEDRTGKVWRFRYSYWNSSQSYVLTKGWSRFVKEKNLRAGDVVCFERSTGPDRQLYIDWKVRSSPVQTVVRLFGVNIFNVTTTGPSNDVAVECGGGKKRSREDDLFSLGCPKKQTMMINNIL, from the coding sequence atggattaCAGCTGTGTTGTAGACGACAGTAGTACAACGTCAGagtctctctccatctctaCTCCGAAGGAGATGATGAACAAACTCTCTTCTCCTCCGTCGACGACGACGCGTCTTTATAGAATGGGAAGCGGCGGAAGCAGCGTCGTTTTGGATTCAGACAACGGAGTCGAGACCGAGTCACGCAAGCTCCCTTCTTCCAAATACAAAGGCGTCGTCCCTCAGCCTAACGGCAGATGGGGCGCTCAGATTTACGAGAAGCACCAGCGTGTCTGGCTCGGTACGTTcaacgaggaagaagaagccgCCACTTCTTACGACATCGCCGCCAGGAGGTTCCGCGGCCGCGACGCCGTCACTAATTTCAAATCTCCGACGACGACGGACGCCGAGTCTGCTTTTCTTGACGCGCACTCCAAAGCCGAGATCGTTGACATGCTGAGGAAACACACTTACGCCGACGAGCTCGAACAGAGCAGACGGAAATTTGTTAACGGTAACGGAAACCGATGTGGGTCGGAGACGGCGGTGTCATCGAACGACGCTGTTTCGAGAGCGCGTGAGGTTTTGTTCGAGAAGGCTGTTACGCCGAGCGACGTCGGGAAGCTGAACCGGTTGGTGATACCGAAACAACACGCGGAGAAACATTTTCCGTTACCGGCGATGACGACGGAGACGGGGGTGAGTCCGTCTCCGGCGAAAGGTGTGTTGATTAACTTGGAAGACAGAACAGGGAAAGTGTGGCGGTTCCGTTACAGTTACTGGAACAGCAGTCAAAGTTACGTGTTGACCAAGGGGTGGAGCCGGTTCGTTAAAGAGAAGAATCTTCGAGCAGGTGATGTGGTTTGTTTCGAGAGATCTACCGGACCAGACCGGCAATTGTATATCGACTGGAAAGTCCGGTCTAGTCCGGTTCAGACTGTGGTTAGGCTTTTCGGAGTCAACATTTTCAATGTGACGACGACTGGTCCATCAAACGACGTCGCAGTGGAGTGTGGTGGTGGCAAGAAGAGATCTCGGGAAGATGATTTGTTTTCGTTAGGGTGTCCCAAGAAGCAGACGATGATGATTAACAACATCTTGTGA
- the LOC104741252 gene encoding putative leucine-rich repeat receptor-like serine/threonine-protein kinase At2g14440, producing MPLSPSSSSFYLFLSSFSFLLLLPLSLSSPFNTSFFIDCGSPEGSTDAFNRTWLPDQFYTGGSTAVVSEPLRFHHIAEKTVRYFPLSFGKKNCYVVPLPPGRYYLRTFTVYDNYDGKSHSPSFDVSVEGTLVFSWRSPWPEGFLRDGSYSDLFAFIGDGELDLCFYSIATDPPIVGSLEVLQVDPSSYDADGTGQNVLLVNYGRLSCGSDQWGPGFTNHTDSFGRSWQSDEDFRSDDSKSVARSLSTVEKIKGVNQAPNYFPMKLYQTAVTASGGGGSLVYELEVDAKLDYLLWFHFSEIDSTVKKAGQRVFDLVVNDNNVSRVDVFHEVGGFAAFSLNYTVKNLSSTTVTVKLSSVSGAPIISGLENYAIVPADMATVPVQVTAMKALKDSLRVPDRMGWNGDPCAPTNWDAWEGVSCRANSQGSALVIFQIDLGSQGLKGFISEQISLLTNLNSLNLSSNTLTGQLPLGLGHKSLVSLDLSNNQLTGPIPESLSLSSLKLVLLNGNELQGKVPEEVYSVGVHGGIIDLSGNKGLCGVPSLPSCPLLWENGHLSKGGKIAIAISCVVFVILVLLVIYLCCIWRGRHDYDFAPPHDLTSLAAKRNRYQRQKSLMLLEMESQHAKGMPTLPLNSQ from the exons ATGCCCTTATCTccatcttcctcctccttctacctctttctctcctccttctccttcctcctcctccttcccctttctctctcctctccatTCA ATACTTCTTTCTTCATTGACTGTGGAAGTCCCGAAGGTTCAACAGACGCATTCAACCGCACATGGCTTCCCGACCAATTTTACACCGGAGGAAGCACCGCCGTCGTCTCCGAGCCTCTTCGATTCCATCATATCGCCGAGAAAACCGTCAGGTACTTCCCTCTCTCCTTCGGCAAGAAGAATTGCTACGTCGTTCCTCTCCCTCCTGGTCGTTACTATCTCCGAACTTTCACCGTTTACGATAACTACGACGGTAAATCTCATTCCCCGTCCTTTGATGTCTCCGTCGAAGGCACGCTCGTTTTCTCCTGGAGATCTCCTTGGCCTGAAGGTTTCCTTCGCGACGGCTCTTACTCTGATCTCTTTGCCTTTATCGGTGACGGTGAGCTCGATTTGTGCTTTTACAGCATCGCTACTGATCCTCCTATTGTAGGTTCGTTGGAAGTTTTACAAGTTGATCCTTCTTCGTACGACGCCGACGGGACTGGTCAGAATGTTCTGTTGGTTAACTACGGGAGGCTCTCGTGCGGCTCGGATCAGTGGGGACCTGGGTTCACTAACCACACCGATAGTTTCGGGCGGTCGTGGCAATCCGATGAAGATTTCCGATCGGACGATTCGAAATCGGTGGCGAGGTCGTTGTCTACGGTTGAGAAAATCAAAGGAGTGAACCAGGCGCCTAACTATTTCCCGATGAAGCTTTATCAAACGGCGGTTACGGcttctggtggtggtggttcgtTGGTTTACGAGCTTGAGGTTGATGCGAAGCTTGATTACTTGCTTTGGTTTCATTTCTCTGAGATTGATTCTACTGTGAAGAAGGCTGGGCAAAGAGTGTTTGATCTTGTGGTGAATGATAACAATGTGAGCAGAGTTGATGTGTTCCATGAGGTTGGTGGATTTGCTGCGTTTAGTTTGAACTATACTGTGAAGAATCTGAGTAGTACGACTGTGACTGTGAAATTGTCGTCTGTTTCCGGTGCACCGATCATTAGTGGGCTTGAGAATTACGCTATTGTTCCTGCTGATATGGCTACAGTGCCTGTACAAG TGACTGCTATGAAAGCATTGAAGGATTCGCTACGTGTTCCTGATAGAATGGGTTGGAATGGTGATCCATGTGCTCCTACTAACTGGGATGCTTGGGAAGGAGTCTCATGCCGGGCAAACTCACAAGGATCTGCGCTTGTGATATTCCAAAT AGACCTTGGAAGCCAAGGCTTGAAAGGTTTCATCAGTGAACAAATAAGTCTGCTGACGAATTTAAATAGCTT GAACTTGAGTTCAAATACCTTAACTGGTCAACTACCTTTGGGTCTTGGGCATAAATCCCTTGTGAGTCT TGACTTATCAAACAATCAGCTCACAGGACCAATACCTGAAAGTCTGTCCTTGTCAAGCCTAAAGCTCGT gcttttGAATGGCAACGAATTGCAAGGAAAGGTACCAGAGGAGGTTTATTCAGTTGGTGTTCATGGTGGAATTATCGA TCTCTCTGGAAACAAAGGATTATGCGGCGTACCATCTCTTCCGTCATGTCCACTGTTATGGGAGAATGGCCACTTATCCAAAGGGGGTAAAATAGCCATAGCCATATCTTGTGTGGTGTTTGTCATTCTGGTTCTCCTGGTCATTTACCTGTGCTGCATCTGGAGAGGAAGGCATGATTACGACTTTGCTCCTCCTCACGATTTGACAT CGCTAGCAGCGAAGAGAAACAGATACCAGAGGCAAAAGTCGCTAATGCTACTGGAAATGGAGAGCCAACACGCGAAAGGGATGCCCACACTACCCCTGAATTCGCAATAG